A single genomic interval of Pectinophora gossypiella chromosome 22, ilPecGoss1.1, whole genome shotgun sequence harbors:
- the LOC126377048 gene encoding protein toll-like, whose amino-acid sequence MTSLESLFLLYKMPSTLYPYHLTGLNILILVIDNEGLPNSVTFDDDFLQPLKTLIFFMSSNVNLPPMSTNATKIVLKNGVSLGDFGECSKLTILELIAWEVKRDVNNWLEPCRLLKRLRFEKTSITHLYRILQGSSRIPSVRELSVKNSALSQFPFDLLLGFKSLEHLDLSNNHLQSIQFDDIQHLGTLKNLTHLNLSRNRFFTAGLNYFLLTEDLLALRELNISSNPMNGLCGLMKFVKDGKVLHITKIESLSLADAGVNELCFSGRYMPRLEYMDLKNNQIRELQIEELPSTEADHLVVELQGNPIYKAAFQKEDYELVQNKTTLSRWKNTTFHLESQFDCDCENAWFAKALREGLISVTGAVCPVGTMISLIPAKFLECTKTIKFGCTFRRAWIDGAVIANCNDASLNAIPIEDGLKELYIANNNIERIHIEELPDSLQLLDIRQNRVSRVEPEVAKTLFDNSRRLLLDDNPLLCDCENKYFITKLQEHKYQVEDYDNLTCAGVDLLINDVVPDDLCFVFPVHIVVPVTVAVALVILCFSLYRIYEHPIKVFLFIHGLCLYCIKEDDIDSDCHYDAFIAFSHHDHEFVAQELLPKLDPDYKICVHYRDWIVGEWIPNQVENSILHSRKTIIILSKDYVESTWGMFEFRMAHTNAVKEGRTRIIIVVLDDVIEREMAADLRHFVSNNTYLKWGDPWFWKKLYYALPHKSISKTKTEVPADENNRNNMDNLQMRTMMICEY is encoded by the exons ATGACAAGTTTGGAAAGCCTATTTCTTTTGTACAAGATGCCTTCAACTCTGTATCCATATCACTTGACTGGTTTGAACATCCTGATTTTGGTAATAGACAATGAAGGTTTACCAAACAGCGTTACTTTTGATGATGACTTCTTACAACCTCTTAAGACACTGATCTTCTTTATGTCATCGAATGTAAACCTTCCACCAATGTCGACAAATGCaacaaaaattgttttaaagaaCGGAGTCTCCTTGGGAGACTTCGGTGAATGTTCTAAACTAACTATACTAGAACTGATAGCTTGGGAAGTCAAAAGAGATGTCAACAACTGGCTGGAGCCTTGTAGACTACTTAAAAGGTTAAGATTTGAGAAGACATCAATAACACATCTTTATAGAATACTACAAGGTTCGAGTCGTATACCGTCAGTTCGGGAATTATCAGTGAAGAACAGTGCACTGTCACAATTTCCCTTCGACCTACTTTTGGGGTTCAAAAGCCTTGAACACCTAGATTTGTCTAATAATCATTTGCAAAGCATTCAATT tgACGACATACAGCATTTGGGAACTTTGAAGAATCTAACACATCTTAATTTATCACGAAATAGATTTTTTACCGCTGGATTGAATTACTTTTTGCTGACCGAAGATTTACTTGCTTTACGCGAATTGAACATATCCAGCAATCCTATGAATGGTTTATGTGGATTAATGAAGTTCGTTAAAGATGGCAAAG TGCTCCATATTACGAAGATAGAAAGCCTTTCATTAGCTGATGCAGGTGTAAATGAACTATGTTTTAGTGGACGATATATGCCTCGACTGGAGTATATGGACTTGAAAAACAACCAAATCCGTGAACTTCAG ATCGAAGAGTTACCATCCACTGAGGCTGATCACCTAGTAGTAGAATTACAAGGAAATCCAATTTACAAAGCGGCATTTCAAAAAGAAGATTACGAATTGGTACAG AATAAGACAACATTATCTAGATGGAAAAACACAACGTTTCACCTGGAATCACAATTTGATTGCGACTGCGAAAATGCGTGGTTCGCTAAAGCCCTTAGAGAGGGACTAATTTCAGTAACAGGAGCAGTATGTCCTGTTGGAACAATGATATCGCTGATACCCGCAAAGTTTTTAGAATGTACGAAGACGATCAAGTTTGGTTGTACATTCCGCCGCGcttggatagatggcgctgttattGCGAATTGCAATGATGCGTCACTCAATGCGATTCCTATAGAAGACGGGTTGAAAGAGTTATACattgcaaataataatatagagagGATTCATATCGAGGAGCTGCCTGATTCACttcaa CTACTGGATATACGACAAAACCGTGTATCTCGCGTGGAACCAGAAGTAGCGAAGACCTTGTTTGACAATTCTCGCCGTTTACTACTAGATGATAACCCTCTGCTCTGTGACtgtgaaaataaatactttattaccaaGTTACAAGAACATAAATATCAG GTGGAGGATTATGACAACTTAACTTGCGCAGGCGTTGATTTATTGATTAATGACGTCGTTCCGGATGATCTCTGTTTTGTTTTCCCTGTGCATATAGTTGTGCCTGTAACAGTTGCTGTGGCACTTGTCATACTCTGCTTCAGTCTGTATCGTATTTATGAACACCCTATCAAG GTCTTCCTATTCATCCACGGCTTATGTTTGTACTGCATAAAAGAAGACGACATTGACAGCGACTGTCATTACGATGCATTCATTGCATTCAGTCATCACGACCACGAATTTGTAGCCCAAGAACTCTTGCCAAAACTAGATCCTGATTACAAGATATGCGTTCATTATCGAGACTGGATCGTAGGTGAATGGATTCCTAATCAGGTGGAAAACTCCATACTGCATTCTCGGAAGACTATTATCATCCTGTCAAAAGACTATGTTGAGTCCACTTGGGGTATGTTCGAATTTCGAATGGCGCACACTAATGCAGTTAAAGAAGGTCGAACGCGCATCATCATCGTGGTCCTAGATGACGTCATCGAAAGAGAAATGGCAGCCGATTTGCGTCATTTCGTATCGAATAATACGTATCTGAAGTGGGGTGATCCCTGGTTCTGGAAGAAACTATACTATGCTCTTCCACATAAGAGTATCTCCAAAACCAAGACAGAGGTGCCCGCTGATGAGAATAACAGGAATAATATGGATAATTTACAAATGAGAACCATGATGATTTGTGAATATTAA